Part of the Terriglobales bacterium genome is shown below.
ACATCGTCAAGACTTTTCCTGGGGTGCGCGCGCTCGATGGCGTGAGCTTCGATCTGTATCCGGGTGAGATACACGCACTCGTGGGGGAAAACGGAGCAGGGAAATCAACTCTGATGAAGATCCTCGCGGGTGTTTACTCGCACTACGAGGGAGAAATACGCATCCAAGGTGAGTTGCGCCGCTTCCGCAACGTGCACGAGTCAGGAGATGCCGGGGTTGCGGTTGTGTTTCAGGAGTTGTCGCTGGTTCCAAAGCTCTCCGTCGGAGAAAACATTTTCTTAGGACGTGAGCCAAACGGATTTGGCATTGTGCAGTGGGAACAACTTTATTCCGAGGCAGCGAGATTGCTGCGTGATCTGGATCTCGATATTGACCCTCGTACCAATACGGAACGCTTGGGTACAGGGCGCCAACAGCTTGTGGAAATTGCCAAAGCACTATCCCGCAAAGCCAGCATTCTTGTGCTCGATGAGCCTACGGCAGCGCTGACCGATGTTGAAGCCGAAAACCTGTTTTCCATCTTGTGTGACCTTCGCGCGCAAGGCATCGGCATTATTTACATTTCGCACCGCCTCGAAGAGGTCTTCCGGCTGAGTGATCGCATTACCGTTTTGCGTGACGGCAAGACCGCTGGAACAGAAGCTACCGGAAATGTAAACCAGCAGCAGGTGATTGCGAAGATGGTGGGCAGGGAAGTTTCTCAGCTTTTCCCTGTGACGAAGCGAACTCCAGGAGTGACAGCTCTCGAGGTGCGCCACATCCGGGCCGAGGACCCGGCAGCGAGCAGCAGGTTGGCCGTGGAAGATGTGAGCTTCTCAGTGCGCTGCGGTGAGGTGCTTGGAATCGCGGGACTCATGGGCGCTGGGCGCACCGAACTTCTCACCGCTATTTTTGGTTCATTCCCAGGAAGAGTCTCAGGAGATATTTTCATTCAAGGCCAGCAAGTCAAGATCTCTCGACCTGCAGACGCAATCTCCCACGGCATCGGTTTTGTAACCGAAGACCGCAAGGGATCAGGGCTCATGCTCGGGCAGACGGTTCTTTGGAACATGACGCTGGCATCATTGCCGCGCCTTTCGCGCCGTTTTTTAACGGATGAATCCCGGGAAATCGCCGCCAGCCACCCGCTGTTCCAAAATCTGCGCATCAAAGCAAATTCTCTGTTCACTGGGGTTGGCACCCTCTCCGGAGGGAACCAGCAGAAAGTGGTGCTGGCAAAATGGCTGATGAATGAAACTCGCGTACTTTTTCTTGATGAACCGACGCGTGGTATTGACGTGGGCGCCAAGCAAGAGATCTACGCAATGATCAACAAATTGGCGGAATCGGGACTGGCGGTCGTAATGGTTTCTTCGGAGTTGCCTGAGGTACTCGGACTGTGTGACCGAATCCTGGTGTTGTACAAGGGACGAATTACAGGCGAATTCACGCGAGAGGAAGCCACGCCGGAAGATGTAATGTCCCGTGCCACTGGCCAGGTAGCGTGCCGCAATTAAAGAGAGGAATGTGAATAGCAATACAAAAACGATGTTGACGCAACCAACCGGACAGGCGAAGGCAGATGAGCCGAAAGAGTTACGTTGGCAAGCTCATGCCGGCAAGGTCCGTGCGTACAGCATGGTATTTGCGCTGATTGCTCTGTGGATCATCTTTACCGTGGTGACGGATGGCATTTTTCTCGGGGCGCGCAACTTTTCCAATTTGATCCGGCAAACCGCGGTCACCGGCATTCTTTCTGTCGGCATGGTGATGGTGATTATCACCGGTCAAATTGATCTTTCCGTCGGCTCGATTGTTGGGCTCTCAGGTATGGCTGCTGTGCTGGTACAAGTCTCTCTGGGTTGGGGCCTTGTTCCTTCTTTGCTTACTGGCATCATGGTGGGCCTCGCCATTGGCGCTCTTCAAGGATGGCTCGCTGCCTATGCACGAGTGCCTTCGTTCATCGTAACTTTAGGCGGATTGCTGGTGTGGCGCGGAGTGGCGAAGGGCATCAGTGGGGGCAACACTTATCCCATCGCGGTGCACTCCTTCAAGGCGTTGGGCCAATCGTATCTGAGCCAGACGTCGGGGATCGTCTTGATGGTGCTGGCCGTTGTTGCCACCATCGCGCTTGTCTTCCACCGAAACACAATGCGCAAGCGTCATGGTCTGGAACCATGGACGACCGGCCTGGCGGTTCGCATCCTGCTGCCTTCCGCACTCATCGTCGGTTTTGTAGTTGCGCTGAATGCATATGCAGGCGTACCGATCCCCGTTCTCATTTTCGTAACTGTGGCGTTAGTTGGGGCCTTCGCAACCCAGAACACAACATTCGGCCGGTACTTATATGCCGTAGGAGGCAATCCAGAGGCGGCGAAATTCTCAGGCATCAACCTGCGCGGACATGTGCTCGCGACGTTTTGTATTCTCGGCGCTTTATCGGGAATCGCAGGAATCATTTATACGGCGCGTGTCGGCAGCGCCGGACCGGATGCAGGCACGCTGCTTGAGTTGGATGCGATCGCAGCTTGCGTCATCGGAGGTGCAAGCTTAATGGGAGGCAGGGGAAGTGTCTTAGGCGCATGTTTAGGTGCTTTATTCATGGCGAGTCTCGACAACGGAATGTCGTTGAAGAACGTTCCCGATTTTACCCAGGATATTGTTAAGGGTTCCATTCTGGTGGTTGCGGTTGGTTTAGATGTTTTTGGAAGGCGGAAGGACTGAACGTATGCCAATGTACGTTCTCGGCATTGATATTGGCACGGGCGGCACACGCGCTGTGATTATGGATGACCGCGGCAGCATCGTCGCCTCTGCCACGGCAGAACACGAACCCTTCGCGTCTCCGAAGATTGGCTGGGCCGAGCAGCAGCCAGAGGATTGGTGGCGGGCTGCGCGTCTTGCCGTGCGCCAGGCGATTGCTCAGGGAAAGCTGCAGAAAGAACAGATCGCTTGTGTTGGATTCTCGGGACAGATGCATGGCGCCGTTATGCTCGATAGTTTTGATCAAGTTGTCAGGCCCGCGCTGATCTGGTGTGATGTGCGCACCGGGAAACAATGCCAGGAGCTCAGCCAGCAAATTGGTTTCGAGCGGCTCATTCAGCTCACCTGCAATCCGCCTCTGGCGAACTTCACTCTCACGAAGTTTTTATGGACGCGAGAGAATGAACCGGAAAATTGGAGCAGAGTGCGCTCGGTCATGCTCCCGAAAGATTACGTCCGCTTCAGGCTTACAGGAGAGCGGGCCATTGATGTTGCCGATGCCTCCGGCACTCTCATGCTCGATGTGGCACGGCGTCAGTGGTCAGCAGAGGTCTTACATGCTGTTGGAATTGATCGAGCAATTTTGCCTGACTTGTATGAATCACCTGAGATTTGTGGAAAAGTTTCTGCCAAGGGTGCTGAAGAAACCGGCTTGGCCGCCGGCACACCGGTGGTGGCCGGAGCGGGAGACCAGGCGGCGGGCGCTGTAGGTATGGGAATCGTTGCTCCCGGCGTAGTGAGTGCCACGATTGGGACCTCAGGGGTTGTTTTTGCGGCTACGGATCGTCCGGCGCTCGATCCGGCAGGCCGTTTGCATACCTTCTGTCACGCGATTCCAGGCCGATGGCATGTGATGGGAGTGACCCAGGCCGCGGGACTTTCCCTGCGATGGTTTCGCGACACCTTCATGAGCGCGTGGGCACAAGATGGAGCAGACCCATATGAACGGCTCACAGCGGAAGCCGCAACGACACCGGCCGGTGCAGATGGGCTTCTGTGGGCTCCGTATCTGATGGGTGAACGGACACCGCATCTTGATCCGAACGCACGCGGAGTCCTGGTGGGGCTGACGGCTTCACACACACGCGCGCACGTCGTACGGGCCATTCTTGAAGGCGTGGCTTTTAGTTTGAAAGACACATTCACAATTTTCAGCGAGATGAACTTGCCGGTGAAGCGTATTCGGCTGGGTGGTGGAGGAGCAAGGTCTTCCTTATGGCGGCAGATTCAGGCTGACGTGTACGGCGATGAGGCAGAAATCGTCGAAGCCGAGGAGGGCGCGGCATACGGAGCCGCCATTCTTGCTGGCGTAGGTGCAGGCCTATGGCCATCCGTAGACAAGGCATGCGAGTCAGTAGTGCGGGTTGCCAACCGCGTCCAGCCCAATGCGGCCCATGCTTCGGCGATGGAATCCAACTACGCAGCGTACCGTCGAATCTACCCGGCGATGAAATCTATTTTAAGTTCCTAGAGGCATTTTGATGACTATGAGCACTGATCAGTATCAACCAAAACCGGAAGACAAATTTTCATTCGGGCTATGGACTGTAGGAAATCGCGGACGAGATCCCTTCGGAGATTTTGTGCGGCCCCCTATCTCTCCCGTGGATATCGTGGCCATGCTCAGTGAATTGGGCGCTTGGGGGGTGAATTTACACGACAACGATCTGGTGCCGATTGATGCGAGCGCGGCAGAGCGCGACCGCATCGTGCGCGAATTTAAGAAGGCGTGTAAAGAAAATGGGATTGTTGTGCCCATGGCGACGGTCTCGCTATTTTTCCATCCGGTTTTTCGTGATGGGGCCTTTACCGCAAATGATCCTGAAGTGCGCGCCTATGCTTTACAAAAAACCATGCGCGCGATGGACCTGGGAGCAGAACTGGGCGCGAAGATCTTTGTGTTATGGGGTGGCCGTGAAGGCGTAGAAACCGATGCCTGCCGTCGTGCCGATGAGGCCATCCAACACCTGCGGGAAGCCATCAACTATCTTTGCGAATACAACATTGATCGTGGATACGGATTCAAATTCGCGCTCGAAGCCAAACCCAATGAGCCGCGCGCAGACATTTATATGGCCACCACCGGCCACTATCTGGGCTTTATTCCTACGCTCGATCATCCCGAGATGGTTGGCGTCAACCCTGAGGTTGCGCACGAACAGATGGCAGGGTTGAATTTCATGCACGGCGTTGCGCAGGCATGGGAAGCCGGCAAGCTTTTTCACATTGATCTCAACGACCAGATGCCGGGCCGCTACGATCAGGATTTGCGTTTTGGCTCGGCCAACCTCAAGTCTTCGTTCTGGCTGGTCAAGTTTCTGGAGGACGTCGGTTATGACGGACCCCGT
Proteins encoded:
- a CDS encoding sugar ABC transporter ATP-binding protein, which translates into the protein MSEVLTTRLPLLQMQNIVKTFPGVRALDGVSFDLYPGEIHALVGENGAGKSTLMKILAGVYSHYEGEIRIQGELRRFRNVHESGDAGVAVVFQELSLVPKLSVGENIFLGREPNGFGIVQWEQLYSEAARLLRDLDLDIDPRTNTERLGTGRQQLVEIAKALSRKASILVLDEPTAALTDVEAENLFSILCDLRAQGIGIIYISHRLEEVFRLSDRITVLRDGKTAGTEATGNVNQQQVIAKMVGREVSQLFPVTKRTPGVTALEVRHIRAEDPAASSRLAVEDVSFSVRCGEVLGIAGLMGAGRTELLTAIFGSFPGRVSGDIFIQGQQVKISRPADAISHGIGFVTEDRKGSGLMLGQTVLWNMTLASLPRLSRRFLTDESREIAASHPLFQNLRIKANSLFTGVGTLSGGNQQKVVLAKWLMNETRVLFLDEPTRGIDVGAKQEIYAMINKLAESGLAVVMVSSELPEVLGLCDRILVLYKGRITGEFTREEATPEDVMSRATGQVACRN
- a CDS encoding sugar ABC transporter permease, whose protein sequence is MNSNTKTMLTQPTGQAKADEPKELRWQAHAGKVRAYSMVFALIALWIIFTVVTDGIFLGARNFSNLIRQTAVTGILSVGMVMVIITGQIDLSVGSIVGLSGMAAVLVQVSLGWGLVPSLLTGIMVGLAIGALQGWLAAYARVPSFIVTLGGLLVWRGVAKGISGGNTYPIAVHSFKALGQSYLSQTSGIVLMVLAVVATIALVFHRNTMRKRHGLEPWTTGLAVRILLPSALIVGFVVALNAYAGVPIPVLIFVTVALVGAFATQNTTFGRYLYAVGGNPEAAKFSGINLRGHVLATFCILGALSGIAGIIYTARVGSAGPDAGTLLELDAIAACVIGGASLMGGRGSVLGACLGALFMASLDNGMSLKNVPDFTQDIVKGSILVVAVGLDVFGRRKD
- the xylB gene encoding xylulokinase; the protein is MPMYVLGIDIGTGGTRAVIMDDRGSIVASATAEHEPFASPKIGWAEQQPEDWWRAARLAVRQAIAQGKLQKEQIACVGFSGQMHGAVMLDSFDQVVRPALIWCDVRTGKQCQELSQQIGFERLIQLTCNPPLANFTLTKFLWTRENEPENWSRVRSVMLPKDYVRFRLTGERAIDVADASGTLMLDVARRQWSAEVLHAVGIDRAILPDLYESPEICGKVSAKGAEETGLAAGTPVVAGAGDQAAGAVGMGIVAPGVVSATIGTSGVVFAATDRPALDPAGRLHTFCHAIPGRWHVMGVTQAAGLSLRWFRDTFMSAWAQDGADPYERLTAEAATTPAGADGLLWAPYLMGERTPHLDPNARGVLVGLTASHTRAHVVRAILEGVAFSLKDTFTIFSEMNLPVKRIRLGGGGARSSLWRQIQADVYGDEAEIVEAEEGAAYGAAILAGVGAGLWPSVDKACESVVRVANRVQPNAAHASAMESNYAAYRRIYPAMKSILSS
- the xylA gene encoding xylose isomerase, with product MSTDQYQPKPEDKFSFGLWTVGNRGRDPFGDFVRPPISPVDIVAMLSELGAWGVNLHDNDLVPIDASAAERDRIVREFKKACKENGIVVPMATVSLFFHPVFRDGAFTANDPEVRAYALQKTMRAMDLGAELGAKIFVLWGGREGVETDACRRADEAIQHLREAINYLCEYNIDRGYGFKFALEAKPNEPRADIYMATTGHYLGFIPTLDHPEMVGVNPEVAHEQMAGLNFMHGVAQAWEAGKLFHIDLNDQMPGRYDQDLRFGSANLKSSFWLVKFLEDVGYDGPRHFDAHAYRTEDSAGVKDFACGCMRTYLILKEKAARWNADREIQAILKEISTTPNSVPQTGRYSKQGAAALLAHHFDKDAMAKKRLPYEHLDQLTIEILTGIR